From a single Hyalangium gracile genomic region:
- a CDS encoding NADase-type glycan-binding domain-containing protein, translated as MRIVLLALITPTLASAAGFQRLHAEQASATSFLKSNWNKYEENYHPSYVLDDDPKTAWVEGAEGDGIGESLTIPLSNLKSARAVRLVIFNGYQKSQGLLAANAAPRQLTISVRGLGGSESARKQVTLERKLGGQSFDIPVTGSVAEVVLTIDSVHPGAKYKDTCVSDVQVFVDSDVPYSAAVEKGKREAMLQWKKGRLEAAKYFASLPKTYPYAATSFEEKEGATELVAKRYSGLVDEDKDGYPDKGVPAKDFVPLLGQIETGKVVGSLASTDVALLQEIQRLSSAPPKEGRWFSLASKGRTVMPENFPIPELMAPLFHLDDATLFEAKGRGNVVPKIKEHPQRGYEEGKVLSNLLLLEGSTTDVKKVYFTYTHIIIERTSTTTTTHGIALLEGGKLTRLVTLESVEDRELAGTATTVNVTVPTYTGGKVSRLETTQLDDREYDFDGPEADSGIKLTKTAFEAQTRS; from the coding sequence ATGCGGATCGTCCTGCTCGCTCTCATCACTCCCACCCTGGCCTCCGCCGCGGGCTTCCAGCGCCTGCATGCCGAGCAGGCCTCGGCGACCAGCTTCCTCAAGAGCAACTGGAACAAGTACGAGGAGAACTACCACCCCAGCTATGTGCTCGATGACGACCCGAAGACGGCGTGGGTGGAGGGCGCCGAGGGCGACGGCATCGGCGAGTCGCTCACCATTCCCCTGTCCAACCTCAAGTCGGCGCGCGCGGTCCGCCTGGTGATCTTCAACGGCTACCAGAAGTCCCAGGGGCTGCTGGCCGCCAACGCCGCTCCCAGGCAGCTGACCATCTCCGTGCGCGGACTGGGGGGCAGCGAGTCGGCGCGGAAGCAGGTGACGCTCGAGCGCAAGCTGGGAGGCCAGTCCTTCGACATCCCCGTGACGGGCTCCGTGGCCGAGGTGGTGCTCACCATCGACAGCGTCCACCCGGGAGCGAAGTACAAGGACACCTGCGTGTCCGACGTCCAGGTCTTCGTCGACAGCGACGTGCCGTACAGCGCCGCCGTCGAGAAGGGCAAGCGCGAGGCGATGCTCCAGTGGAAGAAGGGGCGCCTGGAGGCCGCGAAGTACTTCGCCTCCCTGCCGAAGACCTACCCCTACGCCGCCACGAGCTTCGAGGAGAAGGAGGGCGCAACCGAGCTCGTGGCGAAGCGCTACTCCGGGCTCGTCGACGAGGACAAGGATGGCTATCCCGACAAGGGGGTGCCCGCGAAGGACTTCGTCCCGCTGCTCGGCCAGATCGAGACAGGCAAGGTCGTGGGCTCGCTGGCCAGCACGGATGTGGCCCTGCTCCAGGAGATTCAGAGGCTCTCCAGCGCCCCTCCCAAGGAGGGAAGGTGGTTCTCCCTCGCCAGCAAGGGGCGCACCGTCATGCCGGAGAACTTCCCGATCCCCGAGCTCATGGCTCCCCTGTTCCACCTCGACGACGCGACGCTCTTCGAGGCCAAGGGCCGAGGCAACGTGGTGCCGAAGATCAAGGAACACCCGCAGCGCGGCTACGAGGAGGGCAAGGTGCTCTCGAATCTGCTGCTCCTCGAGGGCTCGACCACCGACGTGAAGAAGGTGTACTTCACCTACACCCACATCATCATCGAGCGTACGTCGACCACCACCACCACGCATGGCATCGCGCTGCTCGAGGGCGGGAAGCTCACACGGCTGGTGACCTTGGAGAGCGTGGAGGACAGGGAGCTCGCCGGGACGGCGACCACCGTGAACGTGACCGTCCCGACGTACACCGGAGGCAAGGTGTCGCGTCTGGAGACCACCCAGCTCGATGACCGCGAGTACGACTTCGACGGACCGGAGGCGGACTCGGGAATCAAGCTGACGAAGACCGCCTTCGAGGCCCAGACGCGCTCATGA